catTTGTGTTCGCCCTGTGTCCttcgtcgtccgtcagtcgtccgtccgtcgtcgtcaacaatttgactgttaacactctagaggtcacaattttggtccaatcttaatgaaacttggtcagaatgttaccctcaataaaatcttggatgagttcgatattgggtcaactaggtttaaaaactaggtcaccaggtcaaatcaaaggaaaagcttgttaacactctaaaggtcacaattttggcccaatcttaacgaaacttggtcagaatgttaccctcaataaaatcttggatgagttagatattgggtcatctgggtttaaaaactaggtcaccagatcaaatcaaaggaaaagcttgttaacactctagaggtcacaattttggcccaatcttaatgaaacttagtcagaatgttaccttaagtaaaatcttggatgagttcgatattgggtcatctgggtcaaaaactaggtcaccaggccaaatcaaaggaaaagcttgttaacactgtagaggccacatttatgactgtatcttcatgaaacttggttagaatgttaatcttgatgatctataggtctgttttgaatctgggtcatgtaagatcaaaacctaggtcaccaggtcaaatcaaaggaaaagctagttaacacagtagaggccacatttatgaccatatcttaatgaaacttggtcagaatgttaatcttgatgatctttaggttaataggtcaggtgagcgatacagggccttcatggccctcttattttttattttttatgcaaatttagtttttgtaccccccgacaacaaagttgtaagggggggtatactggtttcaggttgtctgtctgtccgtctgtctgtctgtccgtctgtccgtagacgcaatcttgtgcgcaccatctctccttatccccttgacagaatttaatgaaacttcacacaagtgatcagtaccaacagtagttgtgcatggggcatgttaggttcttttagaaaaaaaaattgcagagttatgggactttgtttttttgatactatactatatacatagacacaatcttgtgcgcaccatctctcctcatccccttgacacaatttaatgaaacttcacacaagtgatcagtaccaacagtagttgtgcatggggcatgtcaggttcttttagaaaaaaaaattgcagagttatgggactttgtttttttgttactatactatatacatagacacaatcttgtgcgcaccatctctcctcatccccttgacacaatttaatgaaacttcacacaagtgatcagtaacaacagtagttgtgcatggggcatgttaggttctttcagaaattttttttacagagttatgggactttgtttttttgttactatactatatacatagacacaatcttgtgcgcaccatctctcctcatcctcttgacacaatttaatgaaacttcacacaagtgatcagtaacaacagtagttgtgcatggggcatgttaggttctttcagcgacaaaaattgcagagttatgggactttgtttcttgttaacatactacatgtacatacagtctgcatatgcaatcttgtgcgtgcctaatctaccaaacccttgcacacaatttaatgaaacttcacacaagtgatcagtaccaaccctagttgtgcatggtgcatgttacattcttttagataaatattctgcatagttatgggactttgttttttgttactatactgtatacatacagtctatatacatacagtccacataattatgcaatcttgtgtgcatcaaattgcaatgtactgtgtcagtgcatgcggggggtacattcatcacctttagtgatagctctagttaagttTGTATTTGATGAAAGCTAGTCTGTTTCCTGTAACTGTTTAgtcaattatttatgtaaaaacaacTTGGTTGTGATTACATTTCTGAAACTACAGTTCAGTTAAACTCCttagaaagttttattgatgcTTAGGACCAAAGACTTGGTTTTGAGGAAGGTTATGGGACAGCATTGATTCTTAGACTAACCCTaatgtttgattttgatgaaaaaaaacttgtttcttttgaaaagttATTTTTGTCTTGTGTAAAAATCTTATTCCATTAACTTTTTATGGGGATCATCTGGTTGAGTTTATAGGAAGTGGGTGCCAGTGTAATATCAGTTTGAAAAAAGTAAACCGATTTTGTATtgacaatataaaaaagaattttaccCTGTCTACAATTTGTGTAACTTTCATTTAGGTAGCTGACAAAGTATTCCGTCCTTTATACCAGTCTGTCCATCAGTTTGTTGGCCTGTCCAGAGAATTGGAATCCTGTGATAATGTGAATACTTGACAAGAATTTTTAATAGCTTACAGTGATTTTCTTGTTTTATCAAGTTGACATTGTCTTTGATAattactgttattttatttttaagactGTGTACAATGATTGAGTAGGTAAATCTCAGAATGACTATATAAGCATAATATGTTTACTTTTAATTGAATGAATTTacatatattgttatataaaGATGGCACAAATTGGATAAACTAAGTCTGAGAACTGCATCTTGTTCTGTCCAGTAATATGTCATATTTACAGTGTACCTTTGCTCTTGACCGCTATACAATATACTGTGGTCTTCTCAAGTTCAATAAGATGTGCTATGGTATTCTCAAATACAGTTTGATGTGGTCCTACAATACACGGTTTTCTACTTGACCTTCATACAATGTACTGTGGTGTTTTCAAATTCTGTACAATGAACTGTGGTCTtctcaaattcaataaaatgttctgTAGTGATCTTGAATTCTGTACAAAGTACTGTGGTATTCTCAATTTCAGTACAATGTACTGTGGTCTTCTCAAATTCTATACAATATACTGTGGTCTTCTCAAATTCCATACAGTGTACTATGGTCTCCACACAATGTACTGTGGTCTTAAATTCCACACAATGTACTATGGTCTTCTCACATTCCACACAATGTACTATGGTCTTCTCAAATTCTATACAATATACTGTGGTCTTCTCAAATTCCATACAGTGTACTATGGTCTCCACACAATGTACTATGGTCTTAAATTCCACACAATGTACTATGGTCTTCTCACATTCCACACAATATACTATGATCTTCTCAATTTCTGTACAATGTACTATGATCTTCTCAATTTCTGTACAATGTACTATGGTCTTCTCAAATTCTGTACAATGTACTATGGTCTTCTCAAATTCTGTACAATGTACTATGATCTTCTCAATTTCTGTACAATGTACTATGGTCTTCTCAAATTCGGTACAATGTACTATGGTCTTCTCAAATTCCACACAATGTACTATGGTCTTCTCAAATTCTGTACAATATACTATGTTCTTCTCAAAATTCGGTACAATGTACTGTGGTCTTCTCAAATTTGGTACAGTGTACTGTGGTCTTCTCAAATTCAGTACAATGTACTATGGTCTTCTCAATTTCTGTACAATGTACTATGATCTTCTCAATTTCTGTACAATGTACTATGATCTCCTCAATTTCTGTACAATGTACTATGGTCTTCTCAATTTCTGTACAGTGTACTATGGTCTTCTCAATTCTGGTACAATGTACTATGGTCTTCTCAATTTCTGTACAATGTACTATGGTCTTCTCAAATTCGGTACAATATACTGTGGTCttcttaaaatacaatgtactgAGTTCTTCTCACCAGTGTTGTCTTCAGAACATGTGTATGTCAgaagcatgatatcttaaactGTTGTTGACTATTGTATATTGTTGATTAGTCTATAATGCTGTGAACTATACTAGTAAACAGATATAAAAGTTTGTAAAGATATATAATAGTTGTATTGCTatctatttttgtaatttttaaagattttaaacctgtttatttgtaattattttatagaCAGCATTggataataaataattttaaacacttttttcttttctgtttttttttaaccattagcctgctggcggcaaatgattctgcctttgcgaccagtgcagaccaagatcagcctgcacataataagtggtatggcccaagttgaatgatggaccagtccattttagaaatttagcagggtaaaggtttaaagCCATTTGTTACATGAACCTGAAAAACATCATTGAAAATAAACGGGTTTTTCTGGCAGTTATTAAGCTTAGAACAATGGTTACCAgctatgaaatcatttaatttcatgggcacgAAATTTAGTGGTTTTGATTAAAATGTCTAtctcatggggatatgaattcttggatttcaacttttgcaCGTAAATTAAAAGCATTCTTTATTCATTGGAAATTAGTTTCATGGATTGAATAAACCAGgaaatccacgaaatttagtcCCCCAAGAATATTGTTGATTTTACAGTACACTCTGTCTAGCTTAAGTTGTTATGGACCATTATCAGCAGAAGATTGCCAAAGAGATATCCGTCTGAAAAAACATTATAGCTTCTTTTTTAAGTGTGTAATTAGGTGTTGATATACATgtggaatcattaatatttgtgacCGACTAATTTGTGGATGTTTTAGTtcagtcaatccacgaaatttaatcccaacgaataaATATAGGAAGcttttgtatcgagaaatatgcacgagttcgtCCGCTaaaaaacgagtgcatatttcctgaagcaaagataataacctttttatcacATACGTACTAATAatctttgataatgtggcagttgagtccaataagtccaggggtgttcaaagataatccgtcacagatctattgtaaagcaattattggatttacctgtattggaaaataaacaatgtcgattgtattgaggtcaactgccacattctcaaagtttattagtatctacgcgtataaatgtaatgtaaatattatgagcttgttcaatagcctgaataagattgagaatactgaattaaataaaagaattaatgcaacattacaacatatattaaatta
The Mercenaria mercenaria strain notata chromosome 10, MADL_Memer_1, whole genome shotgun sequence genome window above contains:
- the LOC128546290 gene encoding uncharacterized protein LOC128546290; amino-acid sequence: MYCGLLKFYTIYCGLLKFHTVYYGLHTMYCGLKFHTMYYGLLTFHTMYYGLLKFYTIYCGLLKFHTVYYGLHTMYYGLKFHTMYYGLLTFHTIYYDLLNFCTMYYDLLNFCTMYYGLLKFCTMYYGLLKFCTMYYDLLNFCTMYYGLLKFGTMYYGLLKFHTMYYGLLKFCTIYYVLLKIRYNVRAPVIVRMKLPQEERKVVNNITDDQMPARH